In Gaiellales bacterium, the DNA window GGACAGCAGCGGCCGGTAGAAGCAGGTGCGGAACCGCTCCAGCGTATGGGCGGCGCCGAGGAAGTGGCCGCCGTGGCCGACCTCCTGGTGGGCGCCGTAGGCCAGGCTGGCCTCGTCGATCTCGAGCGGCGTGAACTCCTCCTGCAGCATCCGCAGCATCTCGATGTCGACGATGAACTTCTCGTAGCAGGCGACGAGGCCCGACTCGAGCCAGCCGGCCGCATGCTCCACGAAGTTCGCCCCCGCGAGGAACGCGGGCAACATGGTGTTCAGGCCCTCGTAGGCGGCCTGCGCGTCGGCAGTCTGGCTGGACGTCAGGAAGCCGCCGCCGGCCCGCCACGGCACGCCCAGCCGGCGCGCGATCTGTCCCGAGCAGAGCAGGCCCATCGCCGACTCCGGGCCGCCGAAGCCGGGGGAGCCCGACTGCATGTCGGTGTGGGAGAGGAACGAGCCGAGCACGACCGGCGCGCCGGGTCGCACGACCTGCGTCAGGGCGAGGCCGGCCAGCGCCTCGGCGGTCTGCTGTACCAGCGACCCGGGCACCGACGCCGGCGACATCGCGCCCATGAGCAGGAACGGGGTGATGATCACGGCCTGGCCGGCGGCCGCGTAGACCACCATCGCCTCGATCATGCGCGTGTCGTAGCGCATGGGCGAGTTGGCGTTGACGACGCCGAACACGCGCACCTGGTCGTCCGCGGCGCCGCCGAACAGCATGTCGGTCATCCGGATCGTGTCGACGGCGGCGCCCTCGGTGATGACGGCGCCCATGTACGGCTTGTCCGTGAGCGTCTGGACGGCGAGCAGCATGTCGAGGTGGCGCGAGTCGAGCGGCCGGTCGCCGGGCTCGCAGCAGAGGCCGCCGGGCGTGTCCAGCTGGTCGTAGGTCTGGCTCAGGCGGCACAGGTTCTCGAAGTCCGCCATCGTCGCCTCGCGCCGATCCTCTCCCTCGCGCACGAACGGCGGGCCCTGGGTGGGGGAGAAGACCATGTGCCGGCCGCCCAGGTGGACGGTACGCTCGGGGTTCCGGGCGACGAGGTCGAACTCGCTCGGCGTGCTTGCGACGCACTCCATCACCCAGTCGGGATCGAACTTCACCACCGACCCCTCGACCGTCTGCCCGGCCGCGCGGAAGCGCTCCAGCGATCCCTCGTGCAGGAACTCGACGCCGATGTCGG includes these proteins:
- a CDS encoding trimethylamine methyltransferase family protein, translating into MFRNDMPRYDILSEDAMEVLERGWRRLLSDIGVEFLHEGSLERFRAAGQTVEGSVVKFDPDWVMECVASTPSEFDLVARNPERTVHLGGRHMVFSPTQGPPFVREGEDRREATMADFENLCRLSQTYDQLDTPGGLCCEPGDRPLDSRHLDMLLAVQTLTDKPYMGAVITEGAAVDTIRMTDMLFGGAADDQVRVFGVVNANSPMRYDTRMIEAMVVYAAAGQAVIITPFLLMGAMSPASVPGSLVQQTAEALAGLALTQVVRPGAPVVLGSFLSHTDMQSGSPGFGGPESAMGLLCSGQIARRLGVPWRAGGGFLTSSQTADAQAAYEGLNTMLPAFLAGANFVEHAAGWLESGLVACYEKFIVDIEMLRMLQEEFTPLEIDEASLAYGAHQEVGHGGHFLGAAHTLERFRTCFYRPLLS